In Paracoccus aminophilus JCM 7686, a single window of DNA contains:
- a CDS encoding efflux MFS transporter permease, whose product MTAPSDPSPASAPAAPAAPPAFVPMSMMMTLCYMGAAALISITQGLGQGFITANIAQIAGELGATQTQASWLLAAYLIPRASLPLMLIKIRMQYGLRSFCEIAIAIYLVLAIVSLWITDLRSAVVVQFFNGMASAPLSTLAFLYMIEPLSPQWKMRLGMPLVMALSSVGPSLARVISPALFGDAGWTGVHLMTLGMAGVALALVFLLPLRPTPKAKVLALMDVVSWLFIATGFGGFTVAFVMGSIYWWTEAPWIGWMLILGIASLTIAVVIELHRKSPLLDIRWLASPAIVHLTITLLIFRLILSEQSSGAPRMFQVLGVTQDQLVPLFAVICFFCLLGGFACAPFLKLERVPQFHVVALILIATGAWMDSHSTIDTRPQQMMLSQAMIAFAGTIFIGPALLRGLMAALARGPNYILSFFVVFLSTQSLGGSVGSGLFTGVINHRQAFHMQVLQEELTTTSPLAAASLTARMAALGPQITDPALRKAEAAALLASDVSNQAYVMAYNDVYFLTFLIAAFALAALLLHIFRDWLAARIERIFPPPAKASADPEVAPAIAPAIVSASTSAPEPAK is encoded by the coding sequence GTGACAGCCCCGTCAGACCCAAGCCCGGCATCGGCCCCGGCGGCGCCCGCAGCTCCGCCCGCTTTCGTGCCGATGAGCATGATGATGACCCTGTGTTACATGGGGGCTGCGGCGCTGATTTCGATCACGCAGGGGCTGGGGCAGGGCTTTATCACCGCCAATATCGCCCAGATCGCGGGCGAGCTTGGCGCGACCCAGACCCAGGCGAGCTGGCTTCTGGCGGCCTATCTGATCCCGCGCGCGTCGCTGCCCTTGATGCTCATCAAGATCCGGATGCAATACGGGCTGCGCAGCTTTTGCGAGATTGCGATTGCGATCTATCTGGTACTGGCGATCGTGTCCTTGTGGATCACCGATCTGCGCTCGGCGGTTGTCGTGCAATTCTTCAACGGCATGGCCTCGGCGCCGCTGTCGACGCTGGCCTTCCTTTACATGATCGAGCCCCTGTCGCCGCAATGGAAGATGCGGCTGGGGATGCCTTTGGTCATGGCTTTGTCGAGCGTCGGGCCCTCGCTCGCCCGGGTGATCTCGCCCGCGCTTTTCGGGGATGCGGGCTGGACCGGGGTCCATCTGATGACGCTTGGCATGGCCGGGGTGGCGCTGGCTCTGGTCTTTCTGCTGCCGCTGCGCCCGACGCCCAAGGCCAAGGTCCTGGCGCTGATGGATGTGGTGAGTTGGCTTTTCATCGCCACGGGCTTTGGCGGCTTCACCGTCGCTTTCGTCATGGGCTCGATCTATTGGTGGACCGAGGCGCCGTGGATCGGCTGGATGCTGATCCTCGGCATCGCGAGCCTGACCATCGCCGTGGTGATCGAGCTGCACCGCAAATCGCCGCTGCTCGATATTCGCTGGCTGGCGAGCCCCGCGATCGTCCATCTGACGATCACGCTGCTGATCTTCCGGCTGATCCTGTCCGAGCAAAGCTCGGGCGCGCCGCGGATGTTTCAGGTGCTCGGGGTGACGCAGGACCAGCTTGTGCCGTTGTTTGCGGTGATCTGCTTCTTCTGCCTGCTCGGCGGCTTTGCCTGCGCGCCCTTCCTCAAGCTTGAACGGGTGCCGCAGTTTCACGTCGTCGCGCTGATCTTGATCGCGACCGGCGCCTGGATGGACAGTCATTCGACCATCGACACCCGGCCTCAGCAAATGATGCTGTCGCAGGCGATGATTGCCTTCGCGGGCACGATCTTCATTGGCCCGGCGCTGCTCCGCGGGCTGATGGCGGCGCTGGCGCGGGGGCCGAATTACATCCTGTCCTTCTTCGTGGTCTTCTTGTCGACGCAAAGCCTTGGCGGCTCGGTCGGTTCGGGGCTGTTCACCGGGGTTATCAACCACCGGCAGGCCTTCCATATGCAGGTCCTGCAAGAAGAGCTGACCACGACCTCGCCGCTGGCTGCTGCGTCGCTGACCGCGCGAATGGCCGCGCTTGGGCCGCAGATCACCGACCCGGCGTTGCGCAAGGCCGAGGCCGCCGCGCTGCTCGCCAGCGATGTCTCGAACCAAGCCTATGTCATGGCCTATAATGACGTCTATTTCCTGACCTTCCTGATCGCGGCTTTCGCCTTGGCGGCGTTGCTTTTGCACATCTTCCGCGATTGGCTCGCCGCCCGGATCGAGCGAATCTTTCCGCCCCCGGCCAAGGCCTCTGCCGATCCTGAAGTTGCCCCCGCGATTGCCCCTGCGATTGTCTCCGCATCCACCTCTGCTCCCGAGCCTGCAAAATGA
- a CDS encoding AbiTii domain-containing protein, with protein MAEQSNAGGLIGEILEGAITNTRSLSELLRMVKVAAHRLSLPVIEDWVSKELDGYEDGSDVPEYRRVSGQVVAKHVMHGWHPIGGDPTIIAMLQERNLGGSVATLEAMFLEAKSSGSTGSFTMFMSPESVPKILGDKSFAYVAMGTRFPVAAISSVLDRVRGKILDWAIEMEKQGIVGQGMSFSTREKESAARATTNITFSGPVGTIAGNFGAGNSSGDISIAGSNIAEALELAMILQRESRELIKSGADDSLSEAIDNLTRELALASPDKGKIRGFVAHVKTALAGASGNLLASGATQVINHISTLI; from the coding sequence TTGGCAGAGCAAAGCAATGCAGGCGGTTTGATTGGAGAAATTCTAGAGGGAGCCATTACAAATACGAGAAGCTTGTCAGAGTTGCTTAGAATGGTCAAAGTAGCTGCCCATCGACTCAGTCTTCCTGTCATTGAGGATTGGGTCAGCAAAGAGTTGGATGGCTATGAAGATGGCAGTGATGTGCCAGAATATCGCAGAGTATCAGGGCAGGTTGTCGCTAAACATGTAATGCATGGATGGCACCCGATTGGTGGTGATCCTACGATAATAGCTATGCTCCAGGAAAGGAACTTGGGCGGCTCTGTAGCTACACTTGAGGCGATGTTTCTTGAGGCGAAATCTTCTGGCAGCACAGGGAGTTTTACGATGTTCATGTCGCCAGAGAGTGTTCCGAAAATTCTAGGGGATAAATCCTTTGCATATGTGGCCATGGGGACGAGGTTTCCTGTGGCTGCCATATCTTCGGTATTGGACCGAGTCCGCGGCAAGATATTAGATTGGGCGATTGAAATGGAAAAACAAGGTATAGTAGGCCAAGGGATGTCCTTTAGCACTAGAGAAAAAGAAAGTGCCGCACGTGCCACAACGAACATTACGTTCTCTGGCCCAGTTGGAACAATTGCTGGGAATTTTGGCGCTGGAAATTCGTCAGGGGATATCAGCATAGCCGGGTCGAACATTGCTGAGGCTTTGGAGCTTGCTATGATCCTTCAAAGAGAATCGCGCGAGCTTATTAAATCTGGAGCTGATGACAGCCTTTCAGAAGCTATAGACAATCTAACCAGAGAGCTTGCTTTAGCGTCTCCGGACAAAGGGAAGATTCGTGGTTTTGTAGCTCATGTGAAAACTGCCCTCGCTGGCGCTTCTGGCAATCTGCTCGCGTCGGGGGCAACTCAGGTTATCAATCATATCAGCACACTTATTTAA
- a CDS encoding DUF6634 family protein yields MTPKQRNELNRAIAAISAAERGPTSEELASAPRLDFWQPLLDPGAMPLLFGEVTDHPKLGTTTMTSSRLIAIDRKAGWARTISRWYCLDRPFADFEAEAIETCQKSGYDIRSASFEFAPFVPIVDDAKLGNPPRFNGVQK; encoded by the coding sequence ATGACACCGAAACAGCGCAACGAACTCAATCGAGCCATCGCGGCCATCAGCGCAGCAGAGCGCGGACCAACATCGGAGGAACTTGCCAGCGCGCCGCGCCTCGACTTTTGGCAACCTCTGCTCGACCCAGGGGCAATGCCGCTCCTCTTCGGTGAGGTCACCGACCACCCAAAACTTGGCACAACCACAATGACCTCATCCCGCCTGATCGCGATCGACCGCAAAGCTGGCTGGGCAAGGACGATCAGCCGCTGGTATTGCCTTGATCGCCCTTTCGCTGACTTCGAGGCAGAGGCGATCGAGACATGCCAGAAATCTGGATACGACATCCGCTCTGCCAGTTTCGAATTTGCGCCGTTCGTGCCAATTGTCGATGACGCGAAGCTGGGTAATCCTCCCCGTTTTAACGGGGTGCAGAAGTAG
- a CDS encoding Ntn hydrolase family protein — translation MTISLVWQRKFAGIDEILFASDSRLSAGYRWDCAQKIFPIDGPNFCISFAGSTDFAFPCIFHFQRMVRNYPRFSNGAAPISVFAKDFVAIVNQLRTLVDDKLLAQFHMTEFLLAGYDFVTGEFYGRSIRYDTKSDRYQAFHLGGIRSGGVEATVGFAGDKKAEYFKGLGIILDKQRTELNYQPLEALSEILGKQDQSSPIGGSPQVVKVYRHRNYLPYAVRKNSSDPISLFGRPLLDYEQTLYPIMEIDKFGGEGFIHYPTGENSRRLTPPKGTQI, via the coding sequence ATGACAATCTCTCTTGTTTGGCAAAGAAAGTTCGCAGGAATTGATGAGATATTATTCGCGTCTGACAGCAGGCTTTCGGCCGGTTATCGCTGGGACTGTGCTCAGAAAATTTTTCCCATAGATGGTCCAAATTTTTGCATTTCTTTTGCGGGAAGTACTGACTTCGCGTTTCCTTGCATCTTTCATTTTCAGAGAATGGTGAGGAACTACCCAAGGTTCTCCAATGGGGCCGCTCCCATTTCTGTCTTTGCAAAAGACTTCGTCGCCATCGTTAATCAGCTCCGAACACTTGTTGATGACAAGTTATTGGCTCAGTTCCATATGACGGAATTCCTACTTGCCGGATACGATTTTGTCACCGGAGAGTTCTATGGGCGGTCGATAAGATACGACACTAAATCTGATAGATATCAAGCCTTCCACCTTGGAGGCATTAGAAGTGGTGGCGTCGAAGCTACGGTCGGCTTCGCAGGCGACAAGAAAGCGGAGTATTTCAAAGGGCTCGGGATAATCCTCGACAAACAGAGGACGGAGTTGAATTACCAGCCCTTAGAAGCGCTTAGTGAGATCCTAGGCAAGCAGGATCAGTCTTCTCCTATTGGGGGAAGTCCGCAAGTTGTCAAAGTGTATAGACATAGAAATTACCTGCCATATGCAGTGAGGAAAAATTCCTCTGATCCTATCAGCCTATTTGGAAGGCCTCTCCTGGATTATGAGCAGACATTGTATCCAATAATGGAGATTGACAAGTTTGGAGGCGAAGGATTCATTCACTACCCAACGGGCGAAAATAGTCGCAGACTCACACCGCCAAAGGGGACACAAATTTAA
- a CDS encoding AAA family ATPase, whose protein sequence is MPHFPFAEIRIFDPSETRVTLEDRLENHLRRLRGYPDIDDAKADEAFANLAAKHRPDASSTFQDSKKIQRRVSRLLDRRNAASGLSHLKREDRERIEVLKHGVQLVCIPTEHRADEIAAALHAEAPWMAPAAEVVWQAMRRSVREGWPGVRLPPLLLDGPPGIGKSHWARRLGVLLALPTTVVEATSESASFGLVGSQRGWGSAHPGRLIETILDSLIANPILVIDEVEKAGTVTSTKGTAFSLAESLLPLLEPLTARRWNCPYFNIRFDMSWVNWVLTSNDYRRLPEPLLSRCPPIRLRNLTSEELAGFIRREGPQRQLSQLAVETILDALAHPSLRRRRPSLRLASRMLQRAADLENTPPLQ, encoded by the coding sequence ATGCCCCATTTTCCCTTCGCAGAGATTCGCATTTTCGATCCCTCCGAGACGCGTGTGACCCTTGAGGACCGTCTCGAGAACCATCTTCGACGCCTCCGTGGCTATCCGGATATTGATGATGCCAAAGCGGACGAAGCTTTCGCCAACCTCGCGGCAAAGCATCGACCTGACGCTTCCAGCACCTTTCAGGATTCAAAGAAGATCCAGCGCCGAGTCAGCCGCCTCCTCGACCGCCGCAACGCAGCCAGCGGCTTGAGCCATCTGAAGCGCGAGGACCGTGAACGCATCGAGGTGCTGAAGCACGGTGTTCAGCTTGTGTGCATCCCGACTGAACACCGCGCCGATGAGATCGCAGCCGCGCTTCATGCCGAAGCACCATGGATGGCGCCCGCGGCTGAAGTGGTCTGGCAGGCGATGCGCCGTTCCGTTCGCGAAGGATGGCCGGGGGTGCGCCTACCGCCCCTGCTGCTCGACGGCCCTCCAGGCATTGGCAAAAGCCACTGGGCGCGGCGATTGGGAGTGTTGCTTGCGCTTCCAACTACCGTCGTAGAAGCCACCAGCGAAAGCGCGTCCTTCGGGCTTGTCGGGTCCCAACGCGGTTGGGGTAGCGCCCATCCCGGTCGCTTGATCGAGACAATTTTGGACAGCCTCATCGCCAATCCGATCCTCGTGATCGACGAGGTCGAAAAGGCAGGCACCGTCACGTCGACTAAGGGAACAGCCTTCAGTCTGGCTGAGTCCTTGCTGCCGCTTCTCGAGCCGCTGACAGCCCGGCGCTGGAACTGTCCTTATTTCAACATTCGCTTCGACATGAGTTGGGTCAACTGGGTCTTGACCAGCAATGACTATCGGCGGCTTCCCGAACCGCTGCTGAGCCGTTGCCCACCGATCCGGCTGAGAAACCTCACCTCCGAGGAACTCGCGGGCTTTATCCGTCGCGAAGGGCCTCAGCGCCAGCTGTCGCAACTGGCCGTCGAGACCATTCTAGATGCCTTGGCGCATCCCTCGCTCCGCCGTCGCCGCCCGAGCCTTCGGCTTGCCTCGCGCATGCTGCAACGCGCCGCCGACCTCGAGAACACGCCGCCGCTGCAATAG
- a CDS encoding LysR substrate-binding domain-containing protein: MKPSRKIPLNALRAFEATARLMSFTKAGEELGMTQTAISYQIRLLEDQLGEPLFLRRPRHLALSDAGAKLHPKIAQAFALIDEAVAGVETQSRSALVIHTNATFASRWLAAHIGTFQLEHPEIAVRLELSNDLVDFSASDADVAIRAGRGQWPGLTSHFVMKGHFTPMLSPALAATIGGVHEPADLLKLRIIDPGDPWWRMWFTAAGLPDADLDSRARSRMGAQVFEAAAAIAGQGVGILNPDFYADDVALGRLIQPFDLIEDSGYHYWFVYPESRANVPKIRAFRAFMRKAMPSFRD; this comes from the coding sequence ATGAAACCGTCGCGAAAGATCCCGCTCAACGCCCTGCGCGCCTTTGAGGCGACGGCGCGGCTGATGAGCTTCACCAAAGCGGGCGAAGAGCTTGGCATGACCCAGACCGCGATCAGCTATCAGATCCGCTTGCTGGAGGATCAGCTCGGAGAGCCGCTTTTCCTGCGCCGCCCGCGCCATCTTGCCCTCAGCGATGCCGGGGCGAAGCTGCATCCGAAGATCGCGCAGGCCTTTGCGCTGATCGACGAGGCGGTGGCCGGTGTCGAGACGCAATCGCGCTCGGCTCTGGTCATCCACACCAATGCGACCTTCGCCTCGCGCTGGCTCGCGGCTCATATCGGCACCTTCCAGCTCGAGCATCCCGAGATCGCCGTCCGGTTGGAGCTGTCGAATGATCTGGTCGATTTCAGCGCCTCGGACGCCGATGTCGCGATCCGGGCGGGGCGTGGGCAATGGCCGGGGCTGACCAGCCATTTCGTGATGAAAGGCCATTTCACGCCCATGCTCAGCCCGGCTTTGGCCGCGACCATCGGCGGCGTGCATGAACCGGCCGATCTCTTGAAACTGCGCATCATCGACCCCGGCGATCCGTGGTGGCGGATGTGGTTCACTGCCGCCGGGCTGCCGGATGCCGATCTCGACAGCCGCGCGCGTAGCCGGATGGGCGCGCAGGTTTTCGAGGCAGCCGCGGCGATCGCAGGGCAGGGGGTCGGCATTCTCAACCCCGATTTCTACGCCGATGACGTGGCTTTGGGGCGGCTCATTCAGCCCTTCGATCTGATCGAGGACAGCGGCTATCACTATTGGTTCGTCTATCCCGAAAGCCGCGCCAATGTTCCGAAGATCCGCGCCTTTCGCGCTTTCATGCGCAAGGCCATGCCCAGCTTTCGCGACTGA
- a CDS encoding HlyD family secretion protein translates to MTKKHLFPTLVAVLIGIVGILIILFAWHLPPFKPAEPVTENAYIRGRVTTLAPQLSGYIAEVDVNDFDTVKKGQIIARIDDRQYRQRLAQAEAAQAEAEAALKIGEQNILSAEAGVKSAEAALSAANATRATAEQDWHRASQLQSRGVTAQSSADQSELALRQAEAAVTQAESQIAVTREAVNGAKVGLAAKQADIAAAKAAVELAQIDLDNTTIHAPSDGRLGQVSARLGQYVTAGTALVSHIGKEVWVVANFKETELHGMRVGNPVRFTVDAMQGRSFTGRVQSFSPATASEFSLLSGTNATGNFTKIAQRLPVRISIDPGQEMHQFLTPGLSVVAHVNTKEGGQPFPEN, encoded by the coding sequence ATGACGAAAAAGCATCTCTTTCCGACACTTGTTGCCGTCCTGATCGGGATCGTGGGGATCTTGATCATTCTGTTTGCCTGGCATCTGCCGCCCTTCAAACCGGCCGAGCCGGTGACCGAAAACGCCTATATCCGCGGTCGGGTCACCACGCTGGCGCCCCAGCTTTCGGGCTATATCGCCGAGGTCGATGTCAATGATTTCGACACGGTCAAGAAGGGCCAGATCATCGCGCGGATCGACGACCGCCAATATCGCCAGCGTCTGGCGCAAGCCGAGGCTGCGCAAGCCGAAGCCGAGGCGGCGCTCAAGATCGGCGAGCAAAATATTCTGAGCGCCGAGGCCGGGGTCAAATCCGCCGAGGCCGCGTTAAGCGCCGCCAATGCCACCCGCGCCACCGCAGAGCAGGATTGGCACCGCGCCAGCCAGCTGCAATCGCGCGGGGTCACGGCGCAAAGCTCGGCCGATCAAAGCGAGCTGGCGCTGCGGCAGGCCGAGGCGGCGGTGACGCAGGCCGAAAGCCAGATCGCGGTCACGCGTGAGGCGGTCAATGGCGCCAAGGTCGGTTTGGCCGCGAAACAGGCCGATATCGCGGCGGCGAAGGCCGCGGTCGAGCTCGCGCAGATTGATCTCGACAACACCACCATCCACGCGCCCTCGGACGGGCGCCTCGGGCAGGTCTCGGCGCGGCTTGGGCAATATGTCACCGCAGGCACCGCGCTCGTCAGCCATATCGGCAAGGAGGTCTGGGTGGTCGCGAACTTCAAGGAGACCGAGCTCCACGGCATGCGCGTCGGCAACCCCGTGCGCTTCACGGTCGACGCGATGCAGGGACGCAGCTTCACCGGGCGGGTGCAAAGCTTCTCGCCCGCGACGGCCTCGGAGTTCTCGCTCTTGTCGGGCACCAATGCCACCGGCAACTTCACCAAGATCGCGCAGCGCCTGCCGGTGCGGATCTCGATCGATCCGGGCCAAGAGATGCACCAGTTCCTGACGCCGGGCCTGTCGGTCGTGGCCCACGTCAACACCAAGGAGGGCGGCCAGCCCTTCCCAGAGAATTGA
- a CDS encoding MarR family winged helix-turn-helix transcriptional regulator, with product MPTHSQSLFEVFLTLSRIMRGLFDNRAQDMGLTYARARLLVTIARQEGATQTELANLLQIETPTLKRQLDALEEMQLAERRPSPGDARKYTIYLTGKARLARLVRFREEIEASVFEGISAEDIETTREVLARMSANAERLGAK from the coding sequence ATGCCGACTCATTCGCAATCTCTCTTCGAAGTCTTCCTGACGCTCTCGCGGATCATGCGGGGGCTTTTTGACAATCGCGCGCAGGACATGGGGCTGACCTATGCGCGGGCGCGGCTTTTGGTGACCATTGCGCGGCAAGAGGGCGCGACGCAGACCGAGCTCGCCAATCTGCTCCAGATCGAGACGCCGACGCTCAAGCGCCAGCTCGATGCGCTGGAAGAGATGCAGCTTGCCGAGCGGCGGCCCTCGCCCGGGGATGCGCGGAAATATACGATTTACTTGACCGGCAAGGCCCGGCTGGCCCGGCTCGTGCGGTTTCGCGAAGAGATCGAGGCCTCGGTTTTCGAGGGCATTTCGGCTGAGGATATCGAGACCACGCGCGAGGTTCTGGCGCGGATGTCAGCCAATGCCGAGAGGCTCGGCGCGAAATGA